The genomic region GGACCGCTTGAAACGCCTCGTCTCCGTCCCGCGCCTCACGAAGTTGATAGCCGGCGCTCCAGAATTCATCGCACAACAGGCTGCGCATCTCCCGGTCGTCTTCGACGATCAACACGACCTCCGCATGGCGGTGAAGCACGGACTCCTCCATTGTCAGGCCGTTCAGGATGCAGTCTGTAGGCCTTAACGAGCAAGGCACGTGCCTGCTACGAGAGAGCTGAAGAAGTTCGGAATTTCTCGGCGCGGTGTCGCCGAATACAAGAAGACTGACGAGAAAGACGACAGACAGCCATCCGATGCTGTCGCGAGATGCCCCACTGGCGGACCCGTTCCGGTGCTCCGAACTATGCCGGAGACAAGGCGTTGCCGCCGTCCGAGGCTTTCGGCAGGAGGATTGTAAACGTGGTGCCCTTACCGGGCTCGCTCTGTACCGTGATGGATCCCTGATGCTCATCGACGATGCCCTTGACGACCGTGAGACCGAGCCCGGTGCCTTTTCCGAACTCCTTCGTCGTAAAGAAGGGTTCGAATATCCGTCCGACAATCTCTGTCGGGATGCCTTGGCCCGTATCAGAGACGGACAAGGCCACATGGCCAGTGCGAGGCTCAAGCCCGATCCGCAAGGTGCCCTGTTCCGGCATGGCATGAAGTGCGTTCATGATGAGATTGATCAGCACCTGGCTGATCTGGTCGGCATCGGCCCACACGGCGGGGCAGAGCGGGGCAAGATTCAACTCGAGGCTGGTGTGGGTTTTCGCCAGTCGTTCATGAAACATCTCGACCGTGTTTTCCACGACAGGCTTCAGATCGAGGGGGCCGCGCATGGGTGGTTTCCGTCTGGTAAAGGCCAGAAGTTGGTTCATGACTCTCGTGATCCGTTCGACCTGAACGATGATCGTCTGGAGGCCTTTCCTGACCGGCTCTTCCCGGACGCGATCCAGTAAATATTCCGCGCGTCCGAGAATGACGTTCATCGGTGTGCCGATCTCGTGCGCCATGCCGGAGGCAACGGTGCCGAGTTCGGCAATGCGCTCGGTCCGGCGGAGCTGCTCTTCCATGCGTCGCCGCTCGGTGAGATCGCGGAGAATGACCGTGTAGAATCGCTTGCCCTCGACCGCGACTTGCGAGATCGAGGCTTCGACCGGAAACTCCTCCCCGCCGGCCTTGAGGCCCGTGACCGTTCCGAGCGCGCCCATCTTACGGGCTGTCACGCCGGATCCTCCGAAGATCTCCACATGGCGCCGGTGTGCCTCCCTGAAGCGGGCGGGAATGAAGCGATCGAGCGGTTGCCCGAGGGCGTCCGCCCTCGAACACCCGAACATCCGCTCGGCCGCGTGATTGAACATGACGATGCACTGGCCGTCGTCCAGCGTCAGGATGGCGTCCATCGCGGCTTGAATGATCCCCTCCAGCCGGAGTTGCGTGATCAGGTAGCGTTCCTCCGCTTGCCGCCGGCCGGCGAGCGCGCCCATCACGGCCGTCTCCGCATAGGCCCGTGCTTCTTGCGCGGCCGTCAGAAGCCCTTGGGTGTCTGCCCGTTCGGCCTTCATCGCCTCCAGAACCTTGTGATGTCCGATCTCCGCCGTCTCAAGAGAAGATGTCGCGCGCTTGTGCCGGTCCAAGAGCCAGGCGATCAACCAGAGCACGCCCGTGCCCAGGGTCCGGTTCACCAATGCATAGGGAGGTGCGTCGGCAGGATTGAATGCCAGATCCGCCCAGAGCAACGCAGTGGCGGCTGTGCAGACCACGACCGGGGCGCGTTCGCGGTCCGAGAAAAACGTCAGGAGGAGCGGGATGACGTAGAGTACGGAGACGGCGATGCCCGAAGGAGCCAAGCCATCGGCAAGAAAAATGCCCAGGGTCAGGACAAGGGGCATGGTCAGGGGGATGGGACGGGACAACGCACTGCCGACGTCGTTCATACGGTCCGATTCGGCCTGGACTGGCCTGGAGTTTAATCCTCCGCCTGGGCCGTCCCTTCGATCTCGTCGAGTTTGCGATAGAGGGTTTTTCGATCAATCCCCAATAGGTGGGCGGCCCGATACTTGTTGCCTCCCGTTTTTTCGAGGATCTTCCGAATATATTCCTTTTCGACTTCATGCAGCGGCAAGGTTTTTTCGGCTGCTTCGTCGAGGATGCGGCGATCACCCCGTGAGCCTTGGACCGGAGCCGGCAGGTCCTCCGGCAGGATCTTCTCGCCGCGGCTCAACGTCACCGCCCGCTCGATCACGTTCTCCAGTTCTCGCACGTTGCCGGGCCAGTCGTAATCGATCAACATGGCCAAGGCCGATTCACCCACCGCCTTGACGCCATTGCCGCGCGCGTGACCGCACTTGCGCAGAAAGGCCTCGATCAGCAGCGGAATATCTTCCCGGCGCTCTCGAAGCGAAGGCAGTTTCAATTCGATGACGTTCAGCCGATAGTACAGGTCATCGCGGAACCGCCTGGCTTTGACTTCTTCCGCCAGGTTCAGATTGGTCGCCACGATCACGCGTACGTCGACGGCGACCGATTTCGTGGCGCCGACTCGCCGGATGTCCTTTTCCTGGATGGCGCGCAATAGCTTGGCTTGCAGTATCAGCGGGAGCTCGCTGATTTCGTCCAGGAACAACGTGCCCTTCTGCGCCTCCTCGAACAGCCCGCGCTTGTCCGCCTTCGCGTCGGTGAATGCGCCCCGGACGTGGCCGAAGAGTTCGCTCTCCAGCAACTGCTCGGGGATCGCGGCGCAGTTGACCGGCACGAACGGCGATGCCTTCCGGTCGCTGTTGTAGTGAATGGCTTTCGCGACCAGTTCCTTGCCGGTGCCGCTCTCACCGGTGATGAGAATATTGCTCGGACTATCCGCGACCCGTTGGATCAGGTCGAAGAGGGTCTGCATCGGTTTGCTCTTCCCCAGGATTTGGTGAAAGCTGTATTCCTTGTGCACTTCCTTCCGGAGCCGGCTGACCTCCCGTCGGAGGGAGGCCTCGCGGATCACCCGTTCGATCACCCGCAGCAGCTCCTCCTTCTTTACCGGTTTCGTCAGATAGTCGCTCGCCCCGTGTTTCATCGCCTCGACCGCGGTTTCCACCGATCCGAATGCCGTCATCAGGACGACCCCGATGTCCGGATAGAGACGCTTGATCGCCGAGAGGAGCTCAAGGCCCTCGACGCCTTTCATGCGGAGATCCGTCAGAACCGCGGCATAGTCGGCCTCCTTCAAGCGGACCAGGGCTTCCGCTCCGTTGGCCGCCGTCGTGACTTGATGGCCCCGATCCTTCAACAAGTCGGAGACCGTTTCGCGCAGGGCCTCGTCGTCGTCCACGACAAGCACCGCTCCCCATTCTTCCGTCATGACTATCCCTTTTCGATCGAATTCGATGGGCATGCCGCGCGGGCATCCCTCAAGGCGGAAAGGGTAAGTGCTGTTGCCGTCTTTTGCAATAGCCCTCCGCTCCCTGCTTCGAGTGGGGATGCGAGGCGTTTGATTCGAGCAGTCCCCGGACCGATGCGGGCTCG from Nitrospira japonica harbors:
- a CDS encoding sigma-54-dependent transcriptional regulator — protein: MPIEFDRKGIVMTEEWGAVLVVDDDEALRETVSDLLKDRGHQVTTAANGAEALVRLKEADYAAVLTDLRMKGVEGLELLSAIKRLYPDIGVVLMTAFGSVETAVEAMKHGASDYLTKPVKKEELLRVIERVIREASLRREVSRLRKEVHKEYSFHQILGKSKPMQTLFDLIQRVADSPSNILITGESGTGKELVAKAIHYNSDRKASPFVPVNCAAIPEQLLESELFGHVRGAFTDAKADKRGLFEEAQKGTLFLDEISELPLILQAKLLRAIQEKDIRRVGATKSVAVDVRVIVATNLNLAEEVKARRFRDDLYYRLNVIELKLPSLRERREDIPLLIEAFLRKCGHARGNGVKAVGESALAMLIDYDWPGNVRELENVIERAVTLSRGEKILPEDLPAPVQGSRGDRRILDEAAEKTLPLHEVEKEYIRKILEKTGGNKYRAAHLLGIDRKTLYRKLDEIEGTAQAED
- a CDS encoding two-component system sensor histidine kinase NtrB, yielding MNDVGSALSRPIPLTMPLVLTLGIFLADGLAPSGIAVSVLYVIPLLLTFFSDRERAPVVVCTAATALLWADLAFNPADAPPYALVNRTLGTGVLWLIAWLLDRHKRATSSLETAEIGHHKVLEAMKAERADTQGLLTAAQEARAYAETAVMGALAGRRQAEERYLITQLRLEGIIQAAMDAILTLDDGQCIVMFNHAAERMFGCSRADALGQPLDRFIPARFREAHRRHVEIFGGSGVTARKMGALGTVTGLKAGGEEFPVEASISQVAVEGKRFYTVILRDLTERRRMEEQLRRTERIAELGTVASGMAHEIGTPMNVILGRAEYLLDRVREEPVRKGLQTIIVQVERITRVMNQLLAFTRRKPPMRGPLDLKPVVENTVEMFHERLAKTHTSLELNLAPLCPAVWADADQISQVLINLIMNALHAMPEQGTLRIGLEPRTGHVALSVSDTGQGIPTEIVGRIFEPFFTTKEFGKGTGLGLTVVKGIVDEHQGSITVQSEPGKGTTFTILLPKASDGGNALSPA